The stretch of DNA ttgggctcagcaaatgcctgtgttggatatccaaaatatattggaaataactacttgtataaactatataatagttttctatctgcagtatattctatactgcagatattctggctatctgtataatatatacagtagttcagacggcatgtagccggcatagctaggtcttgctggcatacccagcatgctagctagctagagagagagagagagagagagagagagagagagagagagagagagagagagagagagagagatagcatggaaaaaaggctactccttactgtgaatgtatacagtaattaaggatgtaaaagtctaatttgactgcctttctcaagaaagaaggttctaatagaaggggagaatgtaccattcaggcttccatacagctatagtactattgccgacaaggtaccgccgatacactgccggccggcaagtccagcagtaccagtacagtcggcgtgctgccaactgagtcagcactatctgtgccggcctggccggcagtaccccggcaacaggacctgtagcagcagtccaagagaggactgaagaaccttgggaacagaagggacttccctctcacagccatcatggtcgccggcagccgccagctaccggcagccatccTGGCTGCCGGCTGGACTGGCAGctgccagctaccggcagccatcttgacTGCCGActgggccggcaattgccgacagatgatgtggttggcggcagtatgctctgccgtcagccaaagacatggctagaGAGGGGGTCTGGCTGggtccggcaacctaccggcaaaggtaaggttgcaagatgccggcctaaagaaagacaatggcccAGCCATCAAAAgtagacagaggggtagggaacagtcctaccacctgtaaaaaaaactctaattcggtatcggcagaatcccagggaacaggagacacTCAGTTCTCCATCCAAGAGATTGCTGACACAGTtgaggggatggcggcactgctgcctcctctcaacaaagaagaaacagagctccaatgccacgtatcctaggctaaagaaaattactcttaagCCCAAAGTACTGTGGCCcaagactagtcttttagtcgcaaggagaaaatggtagcctaccataacttcaagtgcggctaatgagggctaacctccattgccggccacctacccggcaggggaatgatggtatcctacaacccattcgccctgccagcaggtcgccgacataagactaaatactctgagattctgactaaatcctaaaacctgatggtataccaaaACCAAcgtttaagggaagaggcaggacaaaccccaagttagccatgtctgaataaaattcaaggcacggctattagggttgtagcctgaggctacactcagagggaaagagattacccttaagtctccgaagagacgtgtaatgtttcataacattctaggaggtatcagtctccactgaatgaaaacaatacacgagggtaactagGGAAAGTCTGaatgtatagtaaaacgtctaggtaagttTACCTAGGCtatacaagatctcggttacctaaatcaccgaaactctaactatacgattgacagagaaaagggggaaacaaaaattatgcacattatcaagactttacaagaataattgcctaaatagctaaataattaaaataattagataaagctattaaaaactggaattcgttctgctatctaaataacacatgcctaacgaacgacggttcTAAAAGTGCTGACACCATTTGCAACCACCATCAAAACTAAATCCTCAAACAGATTAAAAGAAGGAAATATGAGAGTTggactggccaaaaaaaaaaaaatagaaaaaaaaatcctggagaATAGCTTAAGCATTAAACtattcttcatgttttttttttttttttttttctcaacatgcTTGGTAGGCCGTGAGATTTTTTCAGGAGCCAGAAGGGCAAAATTTGAAAAACGGGGGCTCATGGGGGCCAGGGATAATTTAGgatccacaaaatatataaatgagtaatatttttaaataaatcataattatgcttcgaatattctgtttatcatgcttgagtttagtttaaacatcattcgatTCAACATACTAGGTAATTTCTACAGACagtgaaatattcaataatctcttctctctctctctctctctctctctctctctctctctctctctctctctctctctctgatcatgcCGGCAGTGGCTATAGTGCTTTCATCAGTCATGCATCAGAGttcacaagaggtaactagtgttattcctctgagcaactcctcaatatcacgccgtattgatgagatggcagctgatgttgaaagccaattagtctcaaatctgcaggtgaatgaattctcgcttaaactcttctgatggcatttgtgaggTTGCTTgattttcatgaaatatgtcaagaaatgcttttcgcattgataTTAACGACTGACACTAAATGTGAATCCATATTAAAAAAACTTGAGTTCTATTTTTAggagaacattgtggcttgtgcaacagatggcgctgctgctaTGATTGGATGGCATCGGGGATTCAatgcttacttaaaaaaaaaaaaaatactgttcctAATGCCGTTTGTGTGCAATTTGTTGTTCACCGGCAGcgcctggttgccaaaaacctagcaggacgtctgtatgaagcacttgggcatgttatcaaggctgtcaacttgatTAAAAAAAGTGCACTGAAAGATCGTCTATTTCAGCAATTATGtgtaaaagaacaatgaagaatttgaacaaCTTGTATTGTACACtgaagtcaggtggctttctaaaggtaattgcctgaCCGTTTTGTTGCACTTTGTGACAGTCTTATCTCTTTCtatagtgggacagaacttggacagaaacttgtagATGCAAAGAGTGACATTTTATACCTGTCTggcatatttgaaaagctaaatgttatgaacaaagagcttcaaggaaataactccaacctgttttcctgcaaggaggcaattactgcatttaaagggaaactcaaacTTATCTGGTTGAACTTTGGAGGACGAGAGCTTGCACAGTTTCCTCCCTTAGCAGTTATTTCCACCGAGCTgattgatgatgacctagcagcatatgttgaccatctgaagcagttgcataatgatatgaaAACTCGGATCTCTGACCTactccaaatgactgtgccacactggtttgtgggtCCCTTCATTACTGATTTATCTAAAGtcgatgtcaccctacaagaaagtctcattgaacttcagaatgatacaacagctcaagcaaggctCAAGCGTGGAGGACACCAGCAGATGTGGATGAATCAAGATTTGTGTAAGAAGTACCCAGTACTCTTGAAAGATGtaaagttgctcttacttgcctttcccacttcttacttggttgagactggtttcagtcggttgatgtacacttagattcaaaagtccgccgacactcaaggggaatcgttcgtcagaggtctctagtgttaccatgacagaacaaagaaagagttggtctccttactaccttcaaggaaatgggcggagacgtgtccaacctcagcgaacacttaaaaataatacaaatcgagttgccatatttcattctgtggtatcatttgtctctcgagtattcactacaaatacataaaacacacacacacacacacacacacacacacacacacacacatatatatatatatatatatatatatatatatatatatatatatatatatatatatatataattatttttactattcttttgaggagcccagtagacactttcaatggatgggtaggtggtggggggagggggggggggggggcgctaggtAAAGGGGGGGcggggattactcctcccccgggctgtccgacactgaagaatttgaggaaacaaggaagtcatttgtagTTTAgaagttgtggaaagaggttaagaaattcttgatacaacttgtaaaatattgtatcattgcttcaatctaatttgataaccgttaatgttccatgaaatattgctaacctaattcatgattagttcatttgtagtagctagtagcaaccgaataaatagcctttgttgttctaaggttgattagtaaccaaagttaactaatcactttgcataataaataatctgtgaagGAAAccgtaaatactgatgactgcatagcactttgaatacaatcagaatttagtttattgaatcgaaaaggaattgtattgcggtaaatggaaccactattacattctagcaaaacctttgagaaatttgctctattgataaatcatatataaatgtctcttgtcctcagaacaacataattttccaagattttttaatgaaagtaagaaatactaattttcccgtaatatattctctaattttccaaaaaaaaatataagcccagggggcatgagcacaaaatgatttcctacactaataccttggctgtaagttatcagtgattatttaattactagtagctttatcttaagaaaattacgtagattgattacgctgacttctaataatcgtgattcaaataggcgtaagtctccatgatcaagttcctatttgtgttcctttcattcattctttaatcattcgtttattaaacatcctcggcatttttaagaaaaattgcctttttcgccggtattcatctaaggccgtcaattttagttactagtttctcactatccctccagaaaagaaatctctcctgagcggcagcaagaaacacctgcacttgaccattccaacctggaacctttcgaaatttgtgtgaagccaaaacaagatattccttagctgaattagaaaataaggcattttgagcactatttcactcacattttttatacaatttcaatcatattcctttatgattattccagttaacgaaaatatcttggttgattttaaagcaaacgggcaaattatcctacagagtactttcgtaatgagcatattaattggaaaacttgtggtatattgaggactacagaacataatgatctatagtaactaaatagtataacttcgagccggacatatgttggtataaggattctttctaacgaatccttcaaacacccataagacaacgactctctaattaaaactattattgttccaaaatctaccattatgtggatgagcatttaagtctaacaaaataattccgttatcgctactcgatgataaccatctccaattttgccatagggcctcagtaattatcaagcaaattgaagctcttgtaataaagattgaattagcaacagcaaagattttactgtatatatttttaattttagtttaaatgtcaatgccaaccgttcttagccacaaatacgggcgaaaaaggaaaagtaaaaacttttatgaataaagggcaagagggttgcgaactgaagactgagatggcacatccccttgaatctgaatgacttgggaaatatttttccgtaaagtatccttatgtattccaaaatgttcctatctatgaatatctaaaggcctatgaaagtctttagcaatcaatttagcattctaaaactaagtttttgcaAGCatgatacaataatttttattggaaacattgcaatatcaagcgaaaatttctcctgatatgcatgaatgtctagaaatcaatttatatggtgaccaattactacattcactactgtaatctctctctctctctctctctctctctctctctctctctctctctctctatgaatgtcctcaaggagtcgaggctcgtataactcatttatggcgtttttatgaatactttacagcatcgagccataaatgaaactggaacaagactaatgtcggatctccgaacaatataatgtagctgttaatggaaggaattgttaagttatgccactccttTAATTtttacatgcttatacagattctagatttatatatatatatatatatatatatatatatatatatatatatatatatatatatatatatatatatatatatatatatatatatgtatatatatatatatatatatatatatatatatatatatatatatatatatatatatgtgtgtgtgtatatataatgtgtgtgcgtctgtgtgtgtgttttgtgtatttgtattggatagttgagatgtcaaatgataccacagcataaaatatggaaACAAgatatgtaatattttccagcgttcgctgagcttggacaagcgTCCGCAtatctcctaagaagtagtaagaaatgcaactctttatttgttttgtcatggtaacactagagacctctgacgagcgattctccccgAGTGTCgccggacttttgaatctaagtgtacctgTTATCAAAGACACGaaatcgccttgacatagaaaaattATGCGATTTCCGTCTCTCTctgacagctttcaagccaaataTTGACacgttggcagccttgcatcagtcacaagGACCCCAATGAAACCTtccaagataaagccaattgtacttATGTGTATCCcttgttttgtatttcttttgtaaataaacaagtatttaaaaaaaaaaaatttccaattaatattttcatttgatttatgtCTCAATTTAATGTTTTGAGTACAAGGTACTATTCAAACCAGAACCATTAATAAACATACTTCCCTAGGTGTATTATGGTGATAGACAGAtggcggtgggggaggggggggtttcGGGTAGAACTCAAAATTGGCATGGAGTGGCCACAAGAACTTACACTGGATTGAAAGGGGCCACCActggaaaaaggttgagaaacatcGGTTTGAGGCAAAGAAAATGCACCCATCTCTTTGACCGTACTTACATTTGATAACTAAGTGAGCATTTTCTCATTGTATATATTTAGCccaaaaaacattttttattatatattgatcAGTTGTCAAGTGAACAGATAACTTTTAATCTCATAAGAACGACGCTTCCAAGTTTGTTAATTTGTAATATGATTTCCAAAATATAGACTTCTTTCACTATCTTTAATGCTATCTGTTTCTGAATATAGGCTAGATTTGTTTGATATAAATGTGTCTTTTAAGTAACCGTAAAGTTACAATTAATTTAGAAAAGATAACCCAAGCAATCTAAAACACGTAATGAGACTGCCAGGCAAAAAATCCTATAATATTTTATACTGTTACTGACTGGCAGGTCAATGCCCGAGAATGAAATAAATGCTTATTCACCGTTAAATCCTTTACCTTTTTAGTTTTCAGTCATTCATTTCAACTCGTCACATATTTAGTTTGCTAGATGAGATGCTATTCAATATCTGgaaacacaaacagacagacactcCCAGGAATATATATCACCAAGATGATAATCAGattaccatcaccatcatcatcatcttcagacGCAATTACTCCACtgcgggacaaaagcctcagagaatgtgcttccacttccgtctgtcttACAGGTCATTCTATTACAGCTATATTCGTAATGTCTCTAAGCTcgtcagtataaatatatatatatatatatatatatatatatatatatatatatatatatatatatatatatatatatatatatttatatatgtatatatatatatatatatatatatatatatatatatatatatatatatatatatatatatatatatacaactctctctctctctctctctctctctctctctctctctctctctctctctctctctctctatatatatatatatatatatatatatatacatatataaatatatatatatatatatatatatatatatatatgtatatatatatatatatatatatatttatatgtatatatatatatatatatatatatatatatatatatatatatattataccacatatatgtttatatctatatatatttattttatattatattgatttataatatatttatatatacaggatatatatatatatatatatatatatatatatatatatatatatatatgtatatatatatatatatatatatatatatatatatatatatgtgtgtgtgtttatatacatatatatatatatatatatatatatataaatatatatatacatatatatatatatatatatatatatatatatatatatatatatatatatatatatgtatgtatatatatatatatatgtatatatatatatatatatatatatatatatatatatacatatatatatatatatatatatatatatatacatgtatatatatatatatatatatatatatatatatatatatatatatattttatatatatataatatctatatatatatatatatatatatatatatatatatatatatatatatatatatatattcatatatatatgaatatatatatatatgtatataaacatatatatatatatatatatatatatatatatatatatatatatatatatatatatatatatatatatatatttatatatatatatatatatatatatatatatatatatatatatatatatatatatatatatatatatctttattattattattattattactatcattaatatcaaaattattattatttttatcattatttttattattattattattattattattattattattattattattatatatatatatatatatatatatatatatatatatatatatatatatatataaatatttatataatatatatatatacatatatatatatatatatatatatatatatatatatatatatatatatatatatatatgtatatatctatatctatacatatatatatatatatatatatatatatatatatatatatatatatatatgtgtgtgtgtgggtgtatatatttttgggctcaggccatgtcgtcctgatggaagttcctaaagggtagcttcctagggtatatttgactacagtgacattcctagagaatttcaccttaaggtatccagaattctaactcctggagccaatatccctaaataaatctaacagggatatcgcataatatcagagtacgtattcttgacacgccacatagctatcttcaccctgaacagtaataacgcttcgaggggttacagtggcaacaatttaaaaacgagaatgaaaggagagccattcataaggtatctctcctatcccatttcgagtgtttATCTGACGaatacggcagcgccatctttattccttttcgtgtagctctactactcggtgttttcccttgtgatctctcataattttggatattattcaacattatgatgctttctccagcctcttctgcctctggaaagttgagtattatctttactttgtataaatgtaagctcttgtcgttttgaatgaaatcaaaagggattttaacataaacaagagctgttgcctaccagaggcatcctggatgc from Palaemon carinicauda isolate YSFRI2023 chromosome 5, ASM3689809v2, whole genome shotgun sequence encodes:
- the LOC137640799 gene encoding zinc finger BED domain-containing protein 5-like, yielding MYSKTSSGTELGQKLVDAKSDILYLSGIFEKLNVMNKELQGNNSNLFSCKEAITAFKGKLKLIWLNFGGRELAQFPPLAVISTELIDDDLAAYVDHLKQLHNDMKTRISDLLQMTVPHWFVGPFITDLSKVDVTLQESLIELQNDTTAQARLKRGGHQQMWMNQDLCKKYPVLLKDVKLLLLAFPTSYLVETGFSRLMYT